The following proteins are encoded in a genomic region of Pseudomonas sp. Os17:
- the modC gene encoding molybdenum ABC transporter ATP-binding protein, whose protein sequence is MSLHIKLHLDYQAFDLDLDLQLPGRGVTALYGHSGSGKTTCLRCIAGLEKAGRGRIQINDEVWQDSRQRLFVPPHKRSLGYVFQEASLFAHLSVQANLEFGLRRIPKAQRRVDMAQATELLGIGHLLQRHPQHLSGGERQRIGIARALLTSPRLLLMDEPLAALDSRRKGEILPYLERLHDELDIPVLYVSHSQDEVARLADHIVLLSDGRALASGPIGQTLARLDLPLALGDDAGVVVEGRVSHYDPNYQLLTLQLPDSPLQVRVAHGALAQGKALRFKVQARDVSLSLQASEHSSILNRLPVTVCEEIPADNVAHVLVRLDAAGTPLLARITRYSRDQLELHPGQQLWAQIKAVAVLA, encoded by the coding sequence ATGAGCCTCCACATCAAGCTGCACCTGGATTACCAGGCATTCGACCTGGACCTGGATCTGCAACTGCCGGGCCGCGGGGTCACCGCGCTCTATGGCCACTCCGGATCCGGCAAGACCACCTGCCTGCGCTGCATCGCCGGCCTGGAAAAGGCCGGGCGCGGTCGCATCCAGATCAACGACGAGGTCTGGCAGGACAGCCGGCAACGGCTGTTCGTGCCACCGCACAAGCGGTCCCTGGGTTATGTGTTTCAGGAGGCCAGTTTGTTTGCCCACCTGTCGGTCCAGGCCAACCTGGAGTTCGGCCTGCGCCGCATCCCCAAGGCGCAGCGCCGGGTGGACATGGCCCAAGCCACCGAACTGCTGGGCATCGGCCATTTGCTGCAGCGCCATCCGCAGCACCTCTCGGGCGGCGAGCGCCAGCGCATCGGCATCGCCCGGGCCTTGCTCACCAGTCCACGCCTGCTGCTGATGGACGAGCCCCTGGCGGCCCTGGACTCCAGACGCAAGGGCGAAATCCTGCCCTACCTGGAACGCCTGCACGACGAGCTGGATATCCCGGTGCTCTATGTCAGTCATTCCCAGGACGAAGTGGCACGCCTGGCGGACCACATCGTGCTGCTCAGCGATGGCCGCGCCCTGGCCAGCGGCCCCATCGGCCAGACCCTGGCGCGCCTGGATTTGCCCCTGGCCCTGGGTGACGATGCCGGCGTGGTGGTCGAGGGCCGGGTCAGCCACTACGACCCGAATTATCAATTGCTGACGCTGCAACTGCCCGACAGCCCACTGCAGGTACGCGTGGCCCACGGTGCGCTGGCCCAGGGCAAGGCCCTGCGCTTCAAGGTCCAGGCCCGCGACGTCAGCCTGAGCCTGCAGGCCAGCGAACACAGCAGCATCCTCAACCGCCTGCCGGTGACCGTGTGCGAAGAGATCCCGGCGGACAACGTCGCTCACGTCCTGGTGCGCCTGGACGCGGCGGGCACCCCGCTGCTGGCGCGTATCACTCGTTACTCCCGGGACCAGCTCGAGCTGCATCCCGGCCAGCAGCTCTGGGCCCAGATCAAGGCGGTGGCGGTACTGGCCTGA